From Arachis stenosperma cultivar V10309 chromosome 2, arast.V10309.gnm1.PFL2, whole genome shotgun sequence, one genomic window encodes:
- the LOC130961324 gene encoding uncharacterized protein LOC130961324 yields MSLSKEADPTLGYLMRKDTEVKLPRPTRVKNKTPAPIQITAEQILREARERQEAEIRPPKQKIAGATELGEYRLRKRKEFEDLIRRVKRNIGVWIKYAQWEASQKDFERARSIWERALQVDYKNHTLWLKYAEVEMKNKFINHARNVWDHAVTHLPRIDQLWYKYIHMEELLGNVAGARQVFERWMKWMPDQQGWLSYIKFELRYNEIERARGIFERFVQCHPRVGAWIRYAKFEMKNGEVAKARNVYERAVVKLADDEEAEQLFVAFAEFEERCKETVRARCIYMFALDHIPKGWAEDLYRKLVAFEKQYGDRERIEDAIVGKRRFQYEDEVRKNPLNYDSWFDYIRLEESVGNKERIREVYERAIANVPPAEEKRFWQRYIYLWINYALYEELDAEDVDRTRDVYRECLNLIPHSMFSFAKIWLLAAQFEIRQLNLQGARQILGHAIGKAPKDKIFKKYIEIELQLGNIDRCRKLYEKYLEWLPENCYAWSKYAELERSLSETDRARAIFEVAIAQPALDMPELLWKAYIDFETAEGEFERARVLYERLLNRTKHLKVWISYAEFEATAIDQNSLDLTEEEQERECLQRARRVFEEALNYFRSLAPELKEERELLLEKWLNMEAASGELGDVSLVQSKLPKKLKKRRQVTTEDGSARIGEFIDYLFPEEIQTTNLKILEAAYQWKKQKLSSGDN; encoded by the exons ATGTCTTTGTCAAAAGAAGCAGACCCAACATTGGGTTACCTCATGCGCAAGGACACGGAGGTGAAGCTTCCACGGCCAACGCGGGTCAAGAACAAGACACCTGCTCCGATTCAAATCACAGCGGAGCAGATTCTCCGGGAGGCTCGGGAGCGGCAAGAGGCTGAGATCCGCCCGCCAAAGCAGAAGATCGCCGGTGCCACTGAGCTTGGCGAGTACCGCCTCCGCAAGCGAAAAGAGTTTGAGGACTTAATTCGGCGTGTGAAACGGAACATTGGCGTGTGGATTAAGTATGCACAGTGGGAAGCGTCTCAGAAGGACTTCGAGAGAGCACGCTCCATTTGGGAGAGAGCACTGCAAGTTGACTACAAGAACCACACCCTTTGGCTCAAGTATGCAGAGGTGGAGATGAAGAACAAGTTCATCAACCATGCGCGAAATGTGTGGGACCACGCTGTCACCCACTTACCGAGGATCGACCAGTTATGGTACAAGTATATACATATGGAGGAACTGCTTGGCAATGTTGCTGGTGCCAGACAG GTTTTCGAGCGGTGGATGAAGTGGATGCCTGATCAGCAGGGATGGCTCTCTTACATCAAGTTTGAGCTTAGGTACAATGAAATTGAGCGAGCCAGGGGGATATTCGAGCGTTTTGTGCAGTGCCACCCTAGGGTTGGGGCATGGATTCGGTATGCCAAGTTCGAGATGAAGAATGGGGAGGTGGCAAAGGCTAGGAATGTTTATGAGAGAGCGGTGGTGAAGCTTGCTGATGATGAGGAAGCTGAGCAGCTGTTTGTTGCTTTTGCTGAGTTTGAGGAGAGATGTAAGGAGACTGTGCGTGCAAGGTGTATATATATGTTTGCGCTTGATCATATCCCCAAGGGGTGGGCAGAAGACTTGTACCGTAAGCTTGTGGCGTTTGAGAAGCAGTATGGTGACAGGGAAAGGATTGAGGATGCTATTGTCGGCAAAAGGAGGTTTCAGTATGAGGATGAAGTGAGGAAAAATCCGTTGAATTATGATTCATGGTTTGACTATATACGATTGGAGGAGAGTGTGGGCAATAAGGAAAGGATCAGGGAAGTGTATGAGAGAGCTATAGCCAATGTTCCTCCTGCAGAGGAGAAGCGATTCTGGCAGCGATACATCTATTTGTG GATTAATTATGCACTCTACGAAGAGCTTGATGCTGAAGATGTGGATCGAACAAGAGATGTATACAG GGAGTGTCTCAACTTGATACCACACAGTATGTTTTCATTTGCAAAGATATGGCTTCTAGCAGCCCAGTTTGAAATACGTCAGCTGAATCTCCAGGGTGCTCGACAGATATTAGGACATGCCATTGGAAAGGCTCCAAAAGACAAG ATTTTCAAGAAGTATATAGAGATAGAACTGCAGCTCGGTAACATAGATAGATGCAGAAAACTATATGAAAAGTATCTGGAGTGGTTGCCTGAAAATTGCTATGCTTGGAGCAAGTATGCAGAATTGGAGAGATCTTTATCTGAGACTGATCGAGCTAGAGCAATATTCGAGGTTGCAATCGCTCAACCAGCATTGGATATGCCTGAGCTATTGTGGAAG GCATATATTGACTTTGAGACTGCTGAAGGTGAATTTGAGAGAGCAAGAGTGCTTTATGAAAGGCTTCTTAATAGAACAAAGCACTTGAAGGTATGGATAAGCTATGCGGAATTTGAGGCAACGGCAATAGATCAGAACAGTTTAGACTTGACAGAAGAAGAGCAAGAGAGGGAATGCCTTCAGCGTGCTAGAA GGGTATTTGAGGAAGCTCTTAACTACTTCAGATCGTTAGCTCCGGAACTGAAGGAGGAAAGGGAACTGCTATTGGAGAAATGGCTCAACATGGAGGCTGCTTCTGGGGAGCTTGGTGATGTTAGCTTAGTCCAGTCTAAGCTGCCGAAGAAGCTCAAAAAGAGAAGACAAGTTACTACTGAAGATGGTTCTGCCAG AATTGGGGAATTCATCGACTATTTGTTCCCTGAAGAAATTCAGACGACTAATCTTAAGATCTTAGAAGCTGCATACCAGTGGAAGAAGCAAAAGTTGTCTTCTGGCGACAACTAA